The following are from one region of the Amycolatopsis lurida genome:
- a CDS encoding class I SAM-dependent methyltransferase has translation MDSTRQFWEDFYRDKDQVWSGKANPILVNEVAALTPGTALDLGCGEGGDAIWLTQQGWRVTAVDISEVALKRAAEHAAQAGAEGIVWERHDLAKSFPEGRFNLVSAQFFHSPVAEDGERDKALRRAAEAVAPGGTLVVAGHAGWPTWMEEPPHKDVHFPTTAEVLETLALADGEWTVERQDLIAHDFPGPEGQQGTRSDNVLRVRHSG, from the coding sequence ATGGATTCCACACGGCAGTTCTGGGAAGACTTCTACCGGGACAAGGATCAGGTCTGGAGCGGGAAGGCGAACCCGATCCTGGTGAACGAGGTCGCCGCGCTCACGCCGGGGACGGCACTCGATCTCGGCTGCGGCGAGGGCGGCGACGCCATCTGGCTCACCCAACAGGGTTGGCGCGTCACCGCCGTCGACATCTCGGAGGTCGCGCTCAAGCGCGCCGCCGAGCACGCGGCCCAGGCCGGCGCAGAGGGCATCGTCTGGGAACGCCACGACCTGGCGAAATCGTTCCCGGAAGGACGCTTCAACCTTGTCTCCGCACAGTTCTTCCACTCCCCCGTCGCCGAGGACGGCGAGCGGGACAAGGCACTCCGCCGCGCCGCCGAAGCCGTCGCCCCGGGCGGCACCCTGGTGGTGGCCGGCCACGCGGGCTGGCCGACGTGGATGGAAGAGCCGCCGCACAAGGACGTCCACTTCCCGACGACGGCCGAGGTCCTCGAAACGCTGGCACTGGCCGACGGTGAATGGACAGTGGAGCGACAGGACCTGATCGCCCATGACTTCCCTGGACCGGAGGGGCAGCAGGGAACGCGTTCGGACAACGTGCTCCGCGTGCGACACTCGGGCTAG
- a CDS encoding S9 family peptidase: MVEIAPYGTWTSPLSAAAVAASGVSAQWLDTVGNEVWWAEARTGEGGRVTLVRSRADGTVEDVLPAPWSARNRVHEYGGRPWLVLDDVLVFTHWADQRVYRRDLTTGETTPLTPEPATRHQIRYSDLRPGRTGEVWLVRERSIGPRRVDIARDLLAVPLDGGPERVLTASHHFLTSPQLSPDGTRAAWIGWNHPAMPWDGTELCIAELDEDGTFGPHRVLAGAADISVCQVEWESADSLLALLDPDGWWNLHRVGLDGDITNLAPVEQEIGGAQWKLGTRWFTPLGDGRFAVIASGKLAILDEATREVTPVTAAADLTAWSTNGFAAHEGGIAGVAAGPKREGTVVKVGLDDGTVTELAAAPEPPSPAYLSPPVERTFKTEDGERIPAFVHLPANADFAAPDGELPPLLVYPHGGPTGRDSAVLDYEIAYFTSRGIAVVTVNYGGSTGYGRAYRERLREQWGIVDVADCVTVAEALAAEGTVDADRLAIRGGSAGGYTSAASLTTTTTYRAGTVMYPILDLTQWTGDGGETHDFESRYLDGLIGPLPDAEQRYRDRSPINNAGTLAGPLLFLQGLEDEICPPEQADRFVAGLEGRGIEHAYLRFEGEQHGFRKAETIVAALEAELSFYGQVFGFETPGVPKLRLSR; the protein is encoded by the coding sequence GTGGTTGAGATCGCCCCTTACGGCACCTGGACGTCTCCCCTGTCGGCCGCCGCCGTCGCGGCCTCGGGAGTCAGCGCGCAATGGCTCGACACCGTCGGAAACGAGGTCTGGTGGGCCGAAGCGAGAACCGGCGAAGGCGGCCGCGTGACGCTCGTGCGGTCTCGCGCCGACGGCACGGTTGAAGACGTCCTTCCCGCTCCATGGAGCGCCCGGAACCGCGTCCACGAATACGGCGGCCGCCCCTGGCTCGTCCTCGACGACGTCCTGGTCTTCACCCACTGGGCGGACCAGCGCGTCTACCGCCGCGACCTGACCACCGGAGAGACGACCCCGCTGACCCCGGAACCGGCGACCCGGCACCAGATCCGCTACAGCGACCTACGACCCGGCCGCACCGGCGAAGTGTGGCTGGTCCGCGAGCGCAGCATCGGCCCCCGGCGCGTCGACATCGCCCGCGATCTCCTCGCGGTTCCCCTCGACGGCGGCCCGGAACGAGTCCTGACGGCGAGCCATCACTTCCTCACCTCGCCGCAACTCTCGCCCGACGGCACGCGCGCGGCGTGGATCGGCTGGAACCACCCCGCGATGCCTTGGGACGGCACCGAACTGTGCATCGCCGAACTCGACGAGGACGGGACGTTCGGGCCACACCGAGTGCTCGCCGGCGCGGCCGACATCTCCGTCTGCCAGGTCGAATGGGAGTCGGCCGACAGCCTGCTGGCGTTGCTCGACCCGGACGGCTGGTGGAATCTGCACCGCGTCGGGCTCGACGGCGACATCACGAACCTCGCCCCGGTCGAGCAGGAGATCGGCGGCGCACAGTGGAAACTCGGCACGCGCTGGTTCACCCCGCTTGGCGACGGCAGGTTCGCCGTCATCGCGTCGGGCAAGCTCGCCATCCTCGACGAAGCGACGCGGGAAGTGACCCCGGTGACGGCGGCCGCCGACCTGACCGCGTGGTCCACCAACGGTTTCGCCGCCCACGAAGGCGGCATCGCCGGCGTCGCGGCGGGCCCGAAGCGTGAAGGGACCGTCGTGAAAGTCGGCCTCGACGACGGGACGGTGACCGAACTCGCCGCGGCACCCGAACCGCCGTCGCCCGCCTACCTGTCGCCCCCCGTGGAACGGACCTTCAAAACCGAAGACGGCGAACGGATCCCCGCCTTCGTCCATCTCCCCGCGAACGCCGACTTCGCCGCGCCGGACGGCGAACTGCCTCCACTGCTCGTGTACCCGCACGGCGGGCCGACCGGCCGGGACAGCGCGGTGCTCGACTACGAGATCGCCTACTTCACCAGCCGCGGCATCGCGGTCGTCACGGTCAACTACGGCGGCTCGACCGGCTACGGACGCGCCTATCGGGAACGGCTGCGGGAACAGTGGGGCATCGTCGACGTGGCCGACTGTGTCACCGTCGCCGAAGCCCTCGCCGCCGAAGGCACCGTCGACGCCGACAGACTCGCCATCCGCGGCGGCAGCGCGGGCGGGTACACCTCCGCCGCCTCGCTGACCACCACCACGACCTACCGCGCGGGCACCGTGATGTACCCGATCCTCGACCTCACCCAGTGGACCGGCGACGGCGGCGAGACGCACGACTTCGAGTCCCGCTACCTCGACGGGCTGATCGGACCGCTGCCCGACGCCGAGCAGCGCTACCGGGACCGATCACCGATCAACAACGCCGGCACCCTCGCCGGCCCACTACTGTTCCTGCAAGGCCTCGAAGACGAGATCTGCCCGCCCGAGCAGGCGGACCGGTTCGTCGCCGGGCTGGAAGGGCGCGGCATCGAGCACGCCTACCTGAGGTTCGAAGGCGAGCAGCACGGATTCCGGAAGGCGGAGACGATCGTGGCCGCGCTCGAAGCGGAGTTGTCGTTCTACGGCCAGGTCTTCGGCTTCGAGACACCCGGCGTGCCGAAGCTCCGGTTGAGCCGGTGA
- the mptB gene encoding polyprenol phosphomannose-dependent alpha 1,6 mannosyltransferase MptB gives MATTTDPQQTPSAGSLGERLRVPSRFPYRTIAMGTIGSTLLMLAALGAGGTLVRDPILGHGPLSWIRYGHGRILANVMLYTGFALIIWAWVRLGRYALAGRIGSRPIVIAAACWMAPLLVSPPLFTRDVFSYLAQGAQLLHGLDPYANGPAELTVLPDVVQNVHPLWQTTPAPYGPLFLLVAKGIVSVTGNDMIAGVIATRLVLMIGLIGMLWSLPRLVKHLGGKLPITLWLAIASPMTVIHLVGGPHNDLLMLGFLTVGVLAALERKHVVAIVLVTIGMLIKPTAAWALPFLVWVWANHLPGDRKVVNFFRAGAASVGIFLPVFVAGTWLSLGSVNLGWLTGLKAPTLIANWMNFPTGIGEIFYSLVNLVIDVEVSPFVTVFRAIAMVGLFVFAGWQWWLARDGGYPAIHRMAIVLLAGAIVPPPSLPWYLTWGFVVLSAFEWRRRNLAVVVAVSVFVTLVYYPTGEQALYDWWFMAGVVAASVYAAASLLRPDPLGIVAAWRGKPVEQFLPAEAPRSS, from the coding sequence ATGGCGACCACTACAGACCCCCAGCAGACGCCCTCGGCCGGTTCCCTCGGCGAGCGGCTCCGGGTGCCTTCCCGGTTCCCGTACCGCACCATCGCGATGGGAACCATAGGAAGCACGCTGCTGATGCTGGCGGCGCTCGGTGCCGGTGGCACCCTCGTCCGTGACCCGATCCTGGGGCACGGACCGCTGTCGTGGATCCGCTACGGCCATGGCCGCATCCTGGCCAACGTGATGCTCTACACGGGCTTCGCGCTGATCATCTGGGCGTGGGTCCGTTTGGGCCGCTACGCGCTCGCGGGCCGGATCGGCAGCCGTCCGATCGTCATCGCCGCCGCCTGCTGGATGGCGCCGCTGCTGGTCTCGCCGCCGCTGTTCACCCGCGACGTCTTCTCCTACCTCGCGCAGGGTGCGCAGCTGTTGCACGGTCTCGACCCGTACGCCAACGGCCCGGCCGAACTGACCGTGCTGCCGGACGTCGTGCAGAACGTCCATCCGCTGTGGCAGACCACGCCCGCGCCGTACGGCCCGCTGTTCCTGCTGGTCGCCAAGGGGATCGTCTCGGTCACCGGCAACGACATGATCGCCGGTGTCATCGCGACCCGGCTGGTGCTGATGATCGGCCTGATCGGGATGCTGTGGTCGCTGCCGCGGCTGGTCAAGCACCTCGGCGGCAAGCTGCCGATCACGTTGTGGCTCGCCATCGCCAGCCCGATGACGGTGATCCACCTCGTCGGCGGACCGCACAACGACCTGCTGATGCTGGGCTTCCTCACCGTCGGCGTGCTGGCCGCGCTGGAGCGCAAGCACGTCGTCGCGATCGTCCTGGTCACCATCGGCATGCTGATCAAACCCACCGCGGCGTGGGCGCTGCCGTTCCTGGTCTGGGTGTGGGCGAACCACCTGCCCGGCGACCGGAAGGTGGTCAACTTCTTCCGCGCGGGCGCCGCGTCGGTCGGGATCTTCCTGCCGGTGTTCGTCGCGGGGACCTGGCTGTCGCTCGGTTCGGTCAATCTCGGCTGGCTGACCGGCCTCAAGGCGCCGACGCTGATCGCGAACTGGATGAACTTCCCGACCGGGATCGGCGAGATCTTCTACTCGCTGGTGAACCTGGTGATCGACGTCGAGGTCTCGCCGTTCGTCACCGTGTTCCGGGCGATCGCGATGGTCGGCCTGTTCGTCTTCGCCGGCTGGCAGTGGTGGCTCGCCCGCGACGGCGGCTACCCGGCGATCCACCGGATGGCGATCGTGCTGCTGGCCGGCGCGATCGTCCCGCCGCCCTCGCTGCCGTGGTACCTGACCTGGGGTTTCGTTGTTCTTTCCGCGTTCGAATGGCGACGCCGGAACCTCGCGGTCGTCGTCGCGGTGTCGGTGTTCGTGACACTGGTCTACTACCCGACGGGGGAGCAGGCGCTGTACGACTGGTGGTTCATGGCCGGCGTCGTCGCGGCGAGCGTCTACGCGGCCGCGTCGCTGCTGAGGCCGGATCCGCTCGGGATCGTCGCCGCTTGGCGGGGGAAGCCGGTGGAGCAGTTCCTGCCTGCCGAGGCTCCTCGCTCGTCCTGA
- a CDS encoding aminoglycoside phosphotransferase family protein: protein MAAVLIDDEARARLVQRFGEDVAAWCDELPALVERLAARWGLTVVDAKPGNTGRTLICEGDDGLTKVLKLTPDHTIAASEAAALRAWDGCSRVVQVLDTELAAGVILLEGIDPGTQLLEAGANVPWAEVGDLLAQIHSVPPPSDFPPLEDRVTFMYDLAERGLRGSVAEATLSLETLDRARLRALGLATGGGGNAIVHGDLHPGNVLDGGPGRGAVAIDPRPSVGDPSFDLADWVTLPMRDGGTLEDGFDAIAPHLPDFDAGRVRAWCVALAPLFVMRPLERGERTPFVDAMLSFCR from the coding sequence GTGGCCGCTGTTCTGATCGATGACGAGGCGCGTGCGCGTCTGGTCCAGCGATTCGGCGAGGACGTCGCGGCGTGGTGTGACGAGCTGCCCGCTCTTGTGGAGCGGCTGGCCGCTCGGTGGGGTCTCACCGTCGTCGACGCGAAGCCGGGCAACACCGGCCGGACCCTGATCTGCGAAGGGGACGACGGCCTGACGAAGGTCCTCAAGCTGACCCCGGATCACACGATCGCCGCGTCGGAAGCCGCCGCGTTGCGGGCATGGGACGGCTGCTCGCGGGTCGTGCAGGTGCTCGATACGGAACTCGCCGCCGGGGTGATCCTGCTGGAGGGCATCGATCCCGGCACGCAGCTGCTGGAGGCGGGGGCGAACGTCCCGTGGGCCGAGGTCGGCGACCTGCTGGCCCAGATCCACTCGGTGCCCCCGCCGTCGGATTTCCCGCCGCTGGAAGACCGTGTCACCTTCATGTACGACCTCGCCGAGCGCGGGCTGCGCGGCTCGGTGGCCGAGGCCACGCTCTCGCTGGAGACCCTCGATCGCGCGCGGCTGCGGGCACTCGGACTCGCGACCGGCGGGGGAGGGAACGCGATCGTGCACGGGGACCTGCATCCGGGCAATGTCCTCGACGGCGGGCCCGGACGGGGAGCGGTCGCGATCGACCCGCGTCCGAGCGTCGGCGACCCGTCCTTCGATCTGGCCGACTGGGTCACGTTGCCGATGCGCGACGGCGGAACGCTCGAAGACGGCTTCGACGCGATCGCGCCGCATCTGCCGGATTTCGACGCCGGACGAGTGCGCGCGTGGTGTGTCGCGCTCGCGCCGCTGTTCGTGATGCGCCCGCTCGAGCGGGGTGAGCGGACTCCGTTCGTCGACGCGATGCTGTCGTTCTGCCGGTGA
- a CDS encoding DUF3097 domain-containing protein, which produces MRSHSYDDVLSGPRKRKIPEVPAEPGLVVEDPASGYCGAVVKIEYGNVVLEDRHGKHRVFPLNPAGFLLEGKPVTLVPSKAAPKNPARRISASGSVQVQGLKARVARDSRIWVEGKHDAELVERVWGHDLRVEGVVVEPLDGVDVLSDRIDEFGTGPGRRLGVLVDHLVAGSKESRIVDAIRDENVLITGHPYIDIWEAVKPSVVGIRAWPKIPRGTEWKQGVCDALGWGEPWEGWQRILAAVGSYRDLETPLIGAVERLIDFVSDPGEES; this is translated from the coding sequence GTGCGCTCCCATTCGTACGACGACGTGCTGTCCGGTCCGCGCAAGCGGAAGATCCCCGAGGTGCCCGCGGAGCCGGGGCTCGTGGTCGAAGACCCGGCCAGCGGCTACTGCGGTGCCGTGGTGAAGATCGAGTACGGCAACGTCGTCCTCGAGGACCGGCACGGCAAGCACCGTGTCTTCCCGCTGAATCCCGCGGGTTTCCTGCTCGAGGGCAAGCCGGTGACGCTGGTGCCGTCGAAGGCCGCCCCGAAAAACCCGGCACGGCGGATCTCGGCGTCCGGGTCGGTCCAGGTCCAGGGGCTCAAGGCGCGGGTCGCCCGCGATTCGCGCATCTGGGTGGAGGGCAAGCACGACGCCGAACTCGTCGAGCGGGTCTGGGGCCATGACCTGCGGGTCGAAGGTGTGGTGGTGGAACCACTCGATGGGGTGGATGTGCTGTCCGACCGCATCGACGAGTTCGGCACCGGGCCCGGCCGCCGCCTCGGGGTGCTGGTCGACCACCTGGTCGCGGGCAGCAAGGAATCACGGATCGTCGACGCGATCCGCGACGAGAACGTGCTGATCACCGGGCATCCGTACATCGATATCTGGGAGGCGGTGAAGCCGTCGGTCGTCGGCATTCGTGCCTGGCCGAAGATCCCGCGTGGCACGGAGTGGAAACAGGGCGTCTGCGACGCGCTCGGCTGGGGCGAGCCGTGGGAGGGCTGGCAGCGGATCCTGGCGGCGGTCGGCAGCTACCGGGATCTGGAAACACCGCTGATCGGAGCGGTGGAACGGCTCATCGACTTCGTGTCGGACCCAGGTGAAGAGTCCTGA
- a CDS encoding DUF3090 domain-containing protein, producing MSRVIHVFRQPDRFVAGTVGEPGDRTFYLQASEDVRTISVTIEKQQVVVLAERLGSLLEEVASRFGADVPDDAPEELLDVDPLTVPVEEEFRVGTMGLGWDAESKAVVIELLAMTEGEVDETVVLDDTEEGPDAVRVFLSPGAARAFAERADRVVNAGRKPCPLCAEPLDPAGHICPRQNGYRRDVDVLED from the coding sequence ATGTCTCGCGTAATCCACGTCTTCCGCCAGCCCGACCGGTTCGTCGCAGGAACCGTCGGTGAGCCCGGCGACCGCACGTTCTATCTCCAGGCGTCCGAGGACGTCCGCACGATCAGTGTGACGATCGAAAAACAGCAGGTGGTGGTCTTGGCCGAGAGGCTCGGCTCGCTGCTGGAAGAGGTCGCCAGCAGGTTCGGCGCGGACGTACCCGACGACGCGCCCGAAGAGCTCCTCGACGTCGACCCCCTGACCGTTCCGGTCGAGGAGGAGTTCCGCGTCGGCACGATGGGACTCGGCTGGGACGCCGAGAGCAAGGCCGTCGTCATCGAGCTGCTCGCGATGACGGAGGGTGAGGTGGACGAAACGGTCGTTCTGGACGACACCGAAGAAGGGCCGGACGCCGTTCGCGTCTTCCTGAGTCCTGGCGCGGCGCGCGCGTTCGCCGAACGAGCGGACCGGGTGGTCAACGCCGGCCGCAAGCCGTGCCCGCTGTGCGCGGAACCGCTCGACCCGGCGGGTCACATCTGCCCGCGCCAGAACGGGTACCGGCGCGACGTCGACGTCCTCGAGGACTGA
- a CDS encoding NfeD family protein, whose amino-acid sequence MTGALIWLIAGILLIIAELLSGDLFLLMVGVGALFGAGSAALTGNPFIDVAVFAVASVGMLVLVRPTLKRRFLAGPDIKTNTEALIGARAVVVSTVDGDAGQVKLAGDVWSARSMTGGEPIAPGTSVTVVEISGATAVVSAEL is encoded by the coding sequence ATGACAGGCGCTCTCATCTGGCTGATCGCCGGCATCCTCTTGATCATCGCCGAGCTGCTCTCGGGTGATCTGTTCTTGCTCATGGTCGGTGTCGGAGCCCTGTTCGGGGCGGGCTCGGCCGCCTTGACCGGGAACCCGTTCATCGACGTCGCGGTGTTCGCCGTCGCCTCGGTCGGGATGCTCGTCCTCGTCCGGCCGACCCTCAAACGCCGGTTCCTCGCGGGGCCGGACATCAAGACCAACACCGAAGCGCTGATCGGCGCGCGGGCGGTAGTAGTGTCCACAGTGGACGGCGATGCGGGCCAGGTGAAACTGGCAGGCGACGTCTGGTCGGCACGAAGCATGACCGGCGGGGAACCGATCGCCCCGGGGACATCGGTGACGGTCGTCGAGATCTCGGGCGCCACGGCGGTCGTCTCGGCCGAGCTGTGA
- a CDS encoding SCO1664 family protein, with protein sequence MEESSRELVTRGKIDVEGRLVDASNVTLFCSIELDGVTGNVVYKPVSGERPLWDFPDGTLAGREVATAMVAEASGLGAIPPTVLRDGPFGPGMVQLWIETTDEELVDVRSPESLPEGWRVVLHAHDRDGEPAVLAHADRQGMRELAVLDIVVNNTDRKGGHVLAGADGRIYGVDHGICLHTDPKLRTVLWGWIGERLTDAEVGKLRGLRERLDGELGDALGEHLTGFEIRALAERTDLLLAEGVFPEPGDDWRAIPWPLF encoded by the coding sequence GTGGAGGAGTCTTCGCGGGAGCTGGTGACGCGCGGCAAGATCGACGTCGAAGGCAGGCTCGTCGACGCCTCCAACGTCACGCTTTTTTGCTCGATCGAGCTCGACGGTGTCACCGGGAACGTCGTGTACAAGCCGGTTTCCGGTGAGCGGCCGCTGTGGGACTTCCCGGACGGGACGCTCGCGGGCCGCGAGGTCGCGACGGCCATGGTCGCCGAAGCCTCGGGATTGGGCGCGATCCCGCCCACGGTGCTGCGTGACGGGCCGTTCGGGCCCGGCATGGTGCAGCTGTGGATCGAGACCACCGACGAGGAGCTCGTCGACGTCCGGTCGCCGGAGAGCCTGCCGGAAGGCTGGCGTGTGGTGCTGCACGCGCACGATCGCGACGGCGAACCCGCGGTGCTCGCGCACGCGGACCGTCAGGGCATGCGGGAGCTTGCCGTGCTCGACATCGTGGTCAACAACACCGACCGCAAGGGCGGTCATGTGCTCGCCGGTGCCGACGGCCGGATCTACGGCGTGGATCACGGGATCTGCCTGCACACCGACCCGAAGTTGCGGACGGTGCTCTGGGGCTGGATCGGTGAGCGGCTGACCGATGCCGAGGTCGGCAAGCTGCGCGGCCTCCGCGAGCGGCTGGACGGCGAACTCGGGGACGCGCTCGGCGAGCACCTCACCGGTTTCGAGATCCGCGCCCTGGCCGAACGGACCGATCTGCTTTTGGCGGAAGGGGTCTTTCCCGAGCCCGGCGACGACTGGCGGGCCATCCCGTGGCCGCTGTTCTGA
- a CDS encoding TIGR03668 family PPOX class F420-dependent oxidoreductase: MRMTPAEARSRFEGERVARLATTGSDGVPHVVPVTFVLEGDSVAFAIDHKPKSTTALRRLKNIAENPLVSFLTDHYAEDWAELWWARADGVARVLTDPDEQALPVRLLREKYPQYEAQPPPHAVVTTLVHAWSGWRAS, encoded by the coding sequence ATGCGGATGACGCCTGCCGAAGCCCGGTCACGATTCGAAGGCGAGCGGGTTGCAAGGCTGGCTACGACGGGTTCGGACGGCGTGCCCCACGTGGTGCCGGTGACGTTCGTTCTCGAAGGCGATTCGGTGGCGTTCGCGATCGACCACAAACCCAAGAGCACGACGGCGTTGCGGCGGCTGAAGAACATCGCGGAGAACCCGCTGGTCAGTTTTCTGACTGACCACTACGCCGAGGACTGGGCCGAACTGTGGTGGGCTCGGGCGGACGGTGTCGCCCGGGTGCTGACCGATCCCGACGAGCAGGCGCTGCCGGTGCGGCTACTGCGGGAGAAGTATCCGCAGTACGAGGCGCAGCCTCCCCCGCATGCCGTGGTGACCACGCTCGTTCACGCATGGAGCGGGTGGCGCGCTTCATGA
- a CDS encoding S66 peptidase family protein, giving the protein MRPPKTRPGDTLALVAPAGPVPPDLVEKALPVLRGWGVEVHVGDCVHATATGYLSASDEARAAEFTRAWLDPRVTCVLAARGGYGSQRMLDLLDWTALKAAGPKTFAGSSDITALHRAVNVHLGLETLFSPMPATTLFDAVAAEHLRLSLFEPDSVRLIASPTASPLVPGTATGTLIGGNLALLTTGLGGAEQGSGRDALVLLEDVTESLYRIDRMLTQLLRSGWLDGVRGFVLGSWKSCGDPDAIRALMLDRLGSLGVPIAWDFGVGHVPASPTIPLGARATLDADAGTLLILP; this is encoded by the coding sequence GTGAGGCCACCGAAGACGCGCCCGGGTGACACGCTCGCCTTGGTCGCCCCGGCGGGACCGGTCCCGCCGGACCTCGTCGAGAAGGCCCTGCCGGTACTCCGCGGCTGGGGCGTCGAAGTCCACGTCGGCGACTGCGTCCACGCCACCGCTACCGGTTATCTGTCCGCCTCCGACGAGGCGCGGGCCGCCGAGTTCACCCGCGCCTGGCTGGACCCGCGAGTCACGTGCGTCCTCGCCGCCCGCGGCGGTTACGGTTCGCAGCGGATGCTCGACCTGCTCGACTGGACGGCACTGAAGGCGGCCGGGCCCAAGACGTTCGCCGGATCGAGCGACATCACGGCACTGCACCGGGCGGTGAACGTCCACTTGGGACTGGAGACGCTGTTCTCCCCCATGCCCGCGACCACCCTGTTCGACGCGGTGGCCGCCGAACACCTGCGGCTGTCGTTGTTCGAACCGGACAGCGTGCGGCTGATCGCCTCACCGACGGCGTCGCCACTGGTGCCGGGCACCGCGACCGGGACACTCATCGGCGGCAACCTCGCCCTGCTGACCACGGGCCTCGGCGGCGCCGAGCAAGGCTCAGGGCGTGACGCGCTCGTGCTGCTGGAGGACGTCACCGAGAGCCTCTACCGGATCGACCGGATGCTGACCCAGCTACTGCGTTCCGGCTGGCTCGACGGCGTTCGCGGCTTCGTGCTGGGCTCGTGGAAGTCCTGCGGCGACCCGGACGCGATCCGAGCCCTGATGCTCGACCGCCTCGGCTCGCTCGGCGTGCCGATCGCCTGGGACTTCGGCGTCGGGCATGTCCCGGCGTCGCCGACCATCCCCCTCGGCGCGCGGGCCACTCTCGACGCCGACGCGGGCACCCTCCTGATTTTGCCGTAA